A stretch of the Lactuca sativa cultivar Salinas chromosome 9, Lsat_Salinas_v11, whole genome shotgun sequence genome encodes the following:
- the LOC111916886 gene encoding sodium/calcium exchanger NCL2, translating into MSSITIFEMGKVFPRITSYLVFILFLLPWNVVGRHLHYELYDGVSDGVAQEHEPESFLHLKGHDYSEDHCELMYGFLPCSSNVPSHIFLIVIYEYLLYHGESYAGGDGRIFRVLGKNFYVAMFSQLLDSLPESLILLATGLTTSKQKAQDYVVTGAGLLAGSSILLLTLLWGVCFICARTKSVKYQGGVVTDVETKYHAKVMFFSLIPLVVILIPSVFGLGYSSEGYKIVLLVSLCVSLICLFSYFFYQSYDSRIQKRRLEYAEVERKVEMHVPFYEVQALMLDREKHLMIKQKEMEKWLKHPQPTDAKAMTRDKFYDKFEKWIDETRQLMDDPYSMDKSGTEYNQVAELLLEDKNKLMELISHVFGEKMFMENGAIDESSIDRFFECIDDDQNKSITRSELKSYFMEQNSDEILIDEEMAEIIMRHLDIDKNGEIDQEEFKSGITKWLKQIDLVDSHTIEKQSEYNNQEEDSQSHDNNKKIDKFHRGEAKAKAEEKFKAIALLLVGIIMLTILAEPLVESVRKFSESLNIEPFYVSFILVPLATNARTAIAAIRAASQKRHLTTSLTFSEIYHKVFMNNILGLFVLVSVIYFRGLTWHFSAEILVVVIVCIIMGILTSFKSKFPNWTLFIAFPLYPLSLVMVYFVADTFQLT; encoded by the exons aTGAGTTCCATCACCATTTTCGAAATGGGAAAAGTATTTCCAAGAATCACATCTTACTTAGTTTTTATTCTTTTCCTATTACCTTGGAATGTAGTAGGTCGTCACCTTCATTATGAGTTGTATGATGGTGTCAGTGATGGTGTTGCTCAAGAACACGAGCCAGAGTCCTTTCTGCATCTCAAAGGACATGATTATTCAGAAGACCACTGTGAGCTAATGTACGGGTTTTTGCCATGTTCAAGCAATGTCCCGAGTCATATCTTTCTCATTGTGATATACGAGTACCTATTATATCATGGAGAATCATATGCTGGTGGTGATGGACGAATTTTTCGTGTTCTTGGGAAGAACTTTTATGTTGCAATGTTTTCTCAGCTTCTTGATTCCCTCCCGGAATCTTTAATACTTCTTG CAACTGGATTGACAACTAGCAAACAAAAAGCTCAAGATTATGTTGTAACGGGTGCTGGGTTGCTAGCTGGATCGTCAATATTGCTTCTCACACTTCTATGGGGAGTATGCTTCATCTGTGCTAGAACAAAATCAGTAAAATATCAAG GTGGTGTCGTCACCGATGTGGAAACCAAATATCATgcgaaagttatgtttttttcgTTGATACCTTTGGTAGTTATTTTAATACCGAGTGTGTTTGGTTTAGGGTATTCTAGTGAAGGATATAAGATCGTGCTTCTTGTGTCACTTTGTGTTTCACTTATCTGCTTATTCTCTTACTTCTTCTATCAG AGTTATGATTCACGGATCCAAAAAAGAAGATTGGAGTATGCAGAGGTTGAACGAAAAGTTGAAATGCATGTACCATTTTATGAAGTACAAGCACTAATGCTCGATAGGGAAAAACATCTCATGATTAAGCAAAAAGAAATGGAGAAATGGTTGAAACATCCTCAGCCTACTGATGCAAAAGCAATGACAAGAGATAAATTCTATGATAAGTTTGAAAAGTGGATTGATGAGACAAGACAATTGATGGATGATCCGTATTCTATGGATAAATCAGGGACAGAATACAATCAG GTTGCGGAATTGTTGCTTGAAGATAAAAACAAATTGATGGAATTAATCTCCCATGTTTTTGGAGAGAAAATGTTTATGGAAAATGGAGCTATAGATGAATCTTCCATAGATAG ATTTTTTGAATGCATTGATGATGATCAAAATAAGTCAATTACACGAAGCGAACTGAAGAGCTACTTCATGGAACAAAACTCTGATGAGATACTTATAGACGAGGAAATGGCAGAGATCATAATGAGACATTTAGACATTGATAAAAATGGAGAAATTGATCAAGAAGAATTCAAATCCGGTATTACAAAATGGCTCAAGCAAATCGATCTTGTAGATTCACATACCATAGAAAAGCAATCAGAGTACAACAACCAAGAAGAAGATTCACAATCACACGACAACAACAAA AAAATAGACAAGTTCCATAGGGGTGAGGCAAAGGCAAAAGCTGAGGAAAAGTTCAAGGCAATAGCACTATTGTTAGTGGGAATCATTATGTTGACAATCTTGGCTGAGCCTTTGGTAGAGAGTGTACGAAAATTTTCAGAATCTTTAAATATAGAGCCTTTTTACGTGTCATTCATCTTGGTACCCTTGGCTACAAATGCTAGAACAGCCATTGCAGCCATTAGAGCCGCGAGTCAGAAAAGACATCTAACAACATCTTTAACTTTCTCTGAG ATATACCACAAAGTCTTCATGAATAATATCCTTGGTTTATTTGTTCTTGTTTCGGTCATATACTTTCGTGGTTTGACATGGCACTTTTCGGCTGAGATTCTAGTTGTTGTCATCGTTTGCATCATAATGGGGATCCTCACAAGTTTCAAATCCAAGTTTCCAAATTGGACGTTGTTTATTGCATTTCCTCTCTATCCATTATCTTTGGTCATGGTTTACTTTGTCGCCGATACTTTTCAGTTGACTTGA